The nucleotide window TTCAAAAACCTTTTTTAATAAATTCATCGATTTATTGCCATAGCCACTATTTCCCGGCTCATTATAGAGATCCCATAAAATAATTCTTTTATCATCTTTAAATGTGCTAAGAATATCTTTTGTATAAGCCTCAAGGGTAGGGAGTAAATTTTCTGAAGTAAAAAGTAAATCTCCCGGGTCTCTAATCCATCCTGAATTATGGACGCCTGGCTTGGGATCTGGTTGTTTTCCTGCACTATATGTAGGATTCCAGCAATCATCAAAAAAGACAAAAATGGTTGCTATATTATGCTTATCAGCGATTGATAAATAGTGATTAATTCGTTCTTTAAATCCTTCTTTATCAAATTGCCATGCAACATGATGCAAATATACCCTCATGCAATTTAGCCCAATATTCTCTGCCCACCCTAATTCTTTATCAATAGTTTCTGGGTCAAAAGTTTCTTTCTGCCAAAATTCTAGTTGGTTTATTGCTGTACTTGGATTAAAATTTGAACCTCTTAACCAAGGTAATTTTTCCTCCCAGAAGTTTGCTTTTTCTTCAGACCACCTTTCATTTTTGGTAACCAATCCTGTTTGTGTTTCTTTTGGTTCTGGAGCCTTTTTATTCTTTGAGACACAAGAAAAAATTAAACATCCTGTTATAAATGTGATTAATAAATTATTACGCATTCTTTGGTACATAATTTTTCTATTATTGTAAATACTTGATTTATTTCCATATTGGTTTCAACGATTTGAATATGGTGTGTTTGGCGTTAGACAAAACAATTTTTCAAACTGTTCCTGGTTGTATTTGTTTTACTAATTTTCATGTTTTAACTCAATTGCCCAATGCACTATATTTTTTGTTAGCCTTTGTTATTTTTTTAACCAAATGGTGTGCCTATAACGTGAAAAACAACATCAAAAATAAAATGTGCCAGCATAGCCATTATCAGACCATACCTCCAAAATATCCACCCAAAGGTTGTTCCTGTTATTACATTTCCCAATACTGTTGTTCCAATTACGATTGGTGTTAGGTCATAATAATTGCCTGATATTGGGATATGAATAAATCCGAAAAATAAAGCTGTTAATAGGTTTCCAATCCATATGGTTTTATATGATGGTGTCTTTGTTTTAATCAGATACTGGATTACAGTTATAACTAAAGACATAATACCTAATCGAAATATTATTTCTTCAGTAATTCCTGCGGAAAATGAAGCAAAAAGATTAGGAATTGCTGAAGGGTGTTTAAAATTAGCTGGTCCCATTGGAAGAACATATTTTTGAACCTTAAGCATTAGTAGCATTAAAAATCCTACAAGAGAACCAATTAAGGCACTTGCAAGAATTGTATTTCTATTGAAGGAATCCGAAAACGACTTACCAGATAGTATTTTTACAAGAAGTGGTGCACCTAATTTTGCTCGAGCAGATATCCATAATCCCATCCAAATGAATAGGGAACCTATAATTAGCGCAGCTCCGGCATTTCCAATAATTGATTGAAAGATTGATTGTTTTTCTAAATCAATAGCTTGAGAAGTCAGCTCTTTTACGGCTCGCGAATGTGGGATGTTTGCTATTGCAGCCAAAACGAATACAACTAATAACCACCAAAATGTCTTCCAACGAAATTCGATTTGATCTTCTTTGTTACGTACTATTGGTTTTGGTAGAAGTCTAATCATTTATTGAGTTTTCTGATAAAGGCCAACGGTCTCGGTTATTGCCAATTGGCGGAGTAAGGGGCGCGAATTTGTCGGCTTAGTATTGGTTTGTTGGTCAAGTTAATTATTTCCTTTCTAAGGGTGCCGTCTATTGGCGATTAACCGTTGTTGGCGTGTCGTTTATGATTTAGAATTACAATACTCTATCAAACATAGATATTGTGTTGAGTATGCAATGTGCAATTATTAACGGCCATAAATTTCTTCCAAATTTCACGTAGGCGATTCCCATAATTAATGCTATAATCCCCGCACTTATTGACCTCACTGAAAAATCATAAGAATGCCTAAATCCGAAAATTACAGCTTGTAAAATGACTGCAATGATAGTTGCAAAAGTTGTTGAAGAGAAAAGGCGTTCAATCCAATTCAATAAGAAACCTCTATCTAACAACTCTTCTAACATTGATTCTAATAACACCATTGGCATTATGGATACGAAAAGTAGCCAATTCCCTTTTAGATTTCCAAATTTTGAAGTCGCATCTTCAAATGAAGTATCAGGTGCTATCGAAATTGGTAAATTATCTTTAATTATCTCAAATGCAATCATTGAAATTACAACCAAAACAAGTATTAAAATCGAGAATCCTAGTGTTTTAAGAATATTCTTTGGTTTACGTAAACCCAAATCTTTCCAAGTAACATTTCTAACTCTCATTCGCCAAGTCGCCACAATGAAAGTTGATAGTGACCAAAAAAGTCCGTTTGCAAGAAATCCAAGTTTTGATATATATACCTCCCTAATTAAGAACATTACAGATATATATATTATTATATCAATAAAAAGACCTTTAATATTATTTGGTTTAGAATAGGCTGTCGTAATGTTAAGTTTCATTTATATGTTGGTTGTTTCATTTAAAACAGCTTTAGATATTATAAATATAAATTAATAAACTGGTAACCTAAATGCACGCCAACGTATGGATAAACGCACAATTGCGTTTATATCTTTTATATCGCAAATTAAAAAATAAACGTAATCTATAATTGCAACCTATAGATATTGCCGCCAAAACCAGTGTCCTCGTCGGTAATCAAAAAGCTGTTGGCGCTTTCAAAACATAGGCCTTCCTTTTGGGAGTGGTGCTTAAACTCTAATTGTTGTTCGTTTCCTTCCAAAAAATCATCTCCCTTATAATCACTGAATAAATAGAGTTTGTCATTGGTCAGCAAAGCCAAGGTTCTGCCATCGGCACTAATATCCGCTGAAGTAATTCTATTGGCTTTTCCTTTGATGTTTGCCTCGCTCACCACCTTGGCCTTATGTTCTCCTGCCGTATTTGGAAATTTCAAAATGCTAAAACTACCGTGCTCCTTGGTCACAACATAGCAGTTTCCATCGTGTATAAAAAGAGATTCCATGTCCTTGTCATCCATTTTTTTTGGCAGGGAAAAGTGGATGGCCTCTGCTTGAGCTTTTGTGGTTTCTTTTTCAGGGTATTTAAGTTTGTATATGGTAAAGTCATCCCGTTTACCACTGTTGTTACCTATATCGGCAATATATAAATTGCCGTTACTATCGGCTGCCAAATCTTCCCAGTCCTCATTTTCTGCATTGGTAATGCGCAGCTGTTGTTGTATGCCTCCATCTTCTCCCAATCCATATAGGATAGGTTCATTGCCTGCATCCTCTATAACCCAATAGAGTGGAGATCCCTCGATTAATTGTATCGCGGAGACCTCCCTTAAATTGTTTGGCAGGTCTGCAATTACATCTAGGTTTCCGGTGTTGCAATTCCATATTAAAGGAGATAGAATAAAAAAATATAGCAGTGATTTTAGGCTCATGAAGGTCTAATTTAGCGTGTAATCACAAATTTAAAGTCTAGCTATTAAATAAAAGATTTTGGCCTTATAAAATTCTGTTAACTGCTTTTTCCGTGCGGGTTGTGGATTTTAAATCAGGTTCCTTAGCTTTATGGCAAAATATTCCAAATGACCAACATAAATGATCTCCTCGACCTATTAGACCTGCAGCAAAAGGATAAACAAGATTTTGTTGGAAAAAGCTATACAGTCGGTAGCCCAAATGTCTTTGGAGGACAGGTGGTGGCACAGGCTCTTAATGCCGCGTACCGAACAATTGCCAACAACCGTATTTTGCATTCTATGCATGCCTATTTTTTAGAACCTGGCGATTTAGAAGTTCCCATAGATTATAAAGTTACTGTGATGCGTGATGGTGGTAGCTTTTCTGTTAGAAGGGTAACTGCCTTGCAGAATGATACGGTTATATTCATTTTGGCCTGTTCGTTTCATAAGGATGAACCTGGTTATAACCATCAAACGGATTTAGATAGGGAGGTTCCCGAGCCAGAGAGTTTGCAAAGTTGGACAGAATTACTCGAGAACTTTGGGACTATGTTACCTGGTAGACTTAAATCTTTTCTGGATATTCCACGTCCGGTAGAATTTAAACCCACTTACATTGCCAATCCTATGGAGCATAAAGATTTGCCTCCTAGGAATGCTATT belongs to Aegicerativicinus sediminis and includes:
- a CDS encoding NHL repeat-containing protein — its product is MSLKSLLYFFILSPLIWNCNTGNLDVIADLPNNLREVSAIQLIEGSPLYWVIEDAGNEPILYGLGEDGGIQQQLRITNAENEDWEDLAADSNGNLYIADIGNNSGKRDDFTIYKLKYPEKETTKAQAEAIHFSLPKKMDDKDMESLFIHDGNCYVVTKEHGSFSILKFPNTAGEHKAKVVSEANIKGKANRITSADISADGRTLALLTNDKLYLFSDYKGDDFLEGNEQQLEFKHHSQKEGLCFESANSFLITDEDTGFGGNIYRLQL
- a CDS encoding acyl-CoA thioesterase, coding for MTNINDLLDLLDLQQKDKQDFVGKSYTVGSPNVFGGQVVAQALNAAYRTIANNRILHSMHAYFLEPGDLEVPIDYKVTVMRDGGSFSVRRVTALQNDTVIFILACSFHKDEPGYNHQTDLDREVPEPESLQSWTELLENFGTMLPGRLKSFLDIPRPVEFKPTYIANPMEHKDLPPRNAIWFKFKGDIPAHDLPIKQQLLSYVSDYNILGVTLNPHASELHWGNAQTASLDHSMWFFRDFEINDWLLYSLEAVSNSNARGFARGNIYTREGVLVASVAQEGMIRPKDKR
- a CDS encoding CPBP family intramembrane glutamic endopeptidase codes for the protein MIRLLPKPIVRNKEDQIEFRWKTFWWLLVVFVLAAIANIPHSRAVKELTSQAIDLEKQSIFQSIIGNAGAALIIGSLFIWMGLWISARAKLGAPLLVKILSGKSFSDSFNRNTILASALIGSLVGFLMLLMLKVQKYVLPMGPANFKHPSAIPNLFASFSAGITEEIIFRLGIMSLVITVIQYLIKTKTPSYKTIWIGNLLTALFFGFIHIPISGNYYDLTPIVIGTTVLGNVITGTTFGWIFWRYGLIMAMLAHFIFDVVFHVIGTPFG
- a CDS encoding glycoside hydrolase family 2 TIM barrel-domain containing protein; protein product: MRNNLLITFITGCLIFSCVSKNKKAPEPKETQTGLVTKNERWSEEKANFWEEKLPWLRGSNFNPSTAINQLEFWQKETFDPETIDKELGWAENIGLNCMRVYLHHVAWQFDKEGFKERINHYLSIADKHNIATIFVFFDDCWNPTYSAGKQPDPKPGVHNSGWIRDPGDLLFTSENLLPTLEAYTKDILSTFKDDKRIILWDLYNEPGNSGYGNKSMNLLKKVFEWGREINPTQPLTAGVWNFDLKDLNKFQIENSDIITYHNYNDEIHHQSAIDTLKKLNRPLICTEYMARRNNSLFGNIMPILKKQHIGAINWGLVAGKSNTKYAWDEPIPDGSEPKLWFHEIFRKDGTPYKQEEVDIIKELTKE
- a CDS encoding CPBP family intramembrane glutamic endopeptidase, whose amino-acid sequence is MKLNITTAYSKPNNIKGLFIDIIIYISVMFLIREVYISKLGFLANGLFWSLSTFIVATWRMRVRNVTWKDLGLRKPKNILKTLGFSILILVLVVISMIAFEIIKDNLPISIAPDTSFEDATSKFGNLKGNWLLFVSIMPMVLLESMLEELLDRGFLLNWIERLFSSTTFATIIAVILQAVIFGFRHSYDFSVRSISAGIIALIMGIAYVKFGRNLWPLIIAHCILNTISMFDRVL